The Bacillus sp. Y1 genome has a window encoding:
- a CDS encoding spore maturation protein encodes MGIVTAISLWFIPVLIAVILLYGTYKQVPTYESFVEGGKEGIKIAVSIIPFLVGMLVAISVFRASGALEYFMGFLKPVLEAIGVPPEIAPLAIIRPISGTAALGMTSDLMAQHGPDSYIGRLAATLQGSTDTTFYVLTVYFGAVGIKKMGDALKVGLLADLVGIIAAIVVVTIVFGY; translated from the coding sequence ATGGGTATTGTTACAGCTATTTCATTATGGTTTATTCCCGTATTGATTGCTGTTATTCTTTTATATGGAACGTATAAACAAGTTCCTACATATGAAAGCTTTGTTGAAGGTGGGAAAGAAGGAATAAAGATAGCCGTCTCAATCATTCCCTTTTTAGTTGGAATGCTTGTAGCTATTTCCGTTTTTCGTGCATCAGGTGCGTTGGAGTATTTTATGGGATTTCTAAAACCGGTCCTTGAAGCAATCGGTGTACCTCCTGAGATAGCGCCGCTAGCCATTATTCGGCCAATCTCTGGAACAGCCGCACTGGGGATGACGAGTGATTTAATGGCACAGCATGGACCAGACTCGTATATTGGAAGACTAGCCGCCACTTTACAAGGAAGTACGGATACTACCTTCTATGTGTTAACCGTTTACTTTGGTGCTGTTGGAATCAAAAAAATGGGGGATGCCCTAAAAGTTGGGCTTCTCGCTGATTTAGTAGGAATTATCGCGGCTATTGTGGTAGTTACAATCGTATTTGGGTATTAA
- a CDS encoding response regulator transcription factor — MEKEVKILVVDDEERIRRLLKMYLERENYMIDEAEDGNEALTKAISNDYDVILLDLMMPGKDGIEVCRELREKKATPVIMLTAKGEEVNRVQGFEVGTDDYIVKPFSPREVVLRVKALLRRSSSTSYIHTETTAKDVIVFPHLTIDNDAHRVLADGKEVSLTPKEYELLYFLAKSPDKVFDREQLLKEVWHYEFFGDLRTVDTHVKRLREKLNKVSEQAARMIVTVWGVGYKFEVVNE; from the coding sequence ATGGAAAAGGAAGTTAAGATTCTAGTTGTAGATGATGAGGAAAGAATTCGCCGGTTATTGAAAATGTACTTAGAGCGTGAAAATTATATGATTGATGAAGCAGAAGATGGGAATGAAGCATTGACCAAGGCGATAAGCAATGACTATGATGTTATCCTTCTTGACTTAATGATGCCTGGTAAGGATGGTATTGAGGTTTGTCGTGAACTTCGTGAAAAGAAGGCAACTCCTGTAATTATGCTTACGGCTAAAGGCGAAGAAGTGAACCGTGTCCAAGGATTTGAAGTGGGGACAGACGATTATATTGTCAAACCATTTAGCCCAAGAGAAGTCGTATTACGAGTAAAAGCACTTCTACGTCGTTCTTCTAGCACGAGCTATATACACACAGAAACAACGGCTAAAGATGTGATTGTTTTCCCTCATTTAACCATTGATAATGATGCACACCGTGTTTTAGCAGATGGAAAAGAAGTGAGCCTTACACCCAAAGAATATGAGTTATTATATTTCTTAGCTAAATCTCCAGATAAGGTGTTTGATCGTGAACAATTACTTAAAGAGGTTTGGCATTACGAGTTTTTTGGAGACTTACGAACTGTTGATACCCATGTAAAACGTTTGCGAGAAAAGTTAAATAAAGTATCTGAGCAAGCGGCTAGAATGATTGTTACTGTATGGGGTGTTGGCTATAAGTTCGAAGTAGTCAATGAATAA
- the resA gene encoding thiol-disulfide oxidoreductase ResA yields the protein MKKQRLLIRTVILLLLGAAVAYTLYANFTKDEVQKVEVGKKAPDFVLTDLKGEKHQLSDYEGEGVLLNFWATWCKPCEKEMPFLNNQYQAYKDQGVHVIAVNVGESNVAVSDFSKRYDLQFPIVTDKDSQVMTAYGVDPLPITFLIDKQGNVVEIHTGQIVAEADVTEMMEKIKP from the coding sequence ATGAAAAAGCAGAGGCTGCTAATCAGAACGGTCATTTTACTGCTTCTTGGCGCTGCGGTTGCCTATACACTATACGCCAATTTTACTAAGGATGAGGTACAAAAGGTCGAAGTAGGGAAAAAAGCACCTGACTTTGTTCTTACCGATCTCAAAGGGGAAAAACATCAGCTTTCCGATTATGAAGGAGAAGGTGTTCTGTTAAACTTTTGGGCAACATGGTGTAAGCCTTGTGAGAAAGAAATGCCGTTTTTAAATAACCAATACCAAGCATATAAAGATCAAGGGGTACATGTTATTGCAGTTAACGTTGGGGAATCTAATGTTGCTGTTTCTGATTTTTCTAAACGATATGATTTGCAATTTCCAATTGTTACTGACAAAGACAGTCAAGTGATGACAGCTTATGGAGTAGATCCCCTTCCAATCACGTTTTTAATTGATAAACAAGGAAATGTGGTAGAAATACATACGGGACAGATCGTTGCTGAGGCTGATGTGACAGAGATGATGGAGAAGATAAAACCATAG
- the ccsB gene encoding c-type cytochrome biogenesis protein CcsB, translating into MITLSENLLYIAFILYLLSIPFFGGAIKQKKNLDHQQNSSKWSIIGIVISILGFAAQLGFFFTRWSIAGHAPVSNLFEFTTFFGMCLVGAFIIIYFIYKTPLLGLFTMPIALLVIAFASMFPTDISPLIPALQSDWLHIHVTTVALGEAILAVSFGAALIYLVKVIDQTKNSKSTTWLEVVMYGLIATLGFVIVVSAFSFADYKAEFNWVDKNDNEAKVEYHLPALVGPNQGELLTDGKMEPLVSVPGIINAKKLNTVIWSFGAGILLYGLLRLVLRKRIGAALKPFTKNINLDLVDEISYRSVLIGFPVFTLGGLIFAMIWAQIAWTRFWGWDPKEVWALITWLFYAAFLHLRLSKGWHGEKSAWLAVIGFIIIMFNLVAVNLVIAGLHSYAGS; encoded by the coding sequence TTGATCACTCTTAGTGAAAATCTATTATATATTGCGTTTATACTTTACTTACTTTCTATTCCGTTTTTTGGAGGAGCAATTAAGCAAAAGAAAAACCTAGATCATCAACAAAATAGTAGCAAATGGTCAATCATTGGGATTGTCATTTCTATTCTAGGATTTGCAGCACAGCTTGGTTTCTTTTTTACACGATGGTCCATAGCTGGACATGCTCCAGTAAGTAATCTATTTGAATTTACAACTTTTTTTGGAATGTGTTTAGTTGGTGCTTTTATCATTATTTATTTTATCTATAAGACACCTTTATTAGGATTGTTTACAATGCCGATTGCCTTATTGGTGATTGCTTTCGCAAGTATGTTCCCAACAGACATTTCTCCACTAATTCCAGCTTTACAAAGTGATTGGCTTCATATACATGTAACAACTGTGGCATTAGGTGAAGCTATTTTAGCCGTTAGCTTTGGAGCCGCATTAATTTATTTAGTAAAAGTAATTGATCAAACAAAAAATAGTAAAAGTACTACCTGGTTAGAGGTAGTTATGTATGGATTAATCGCTACATTGGGATTTGTCATCGTTGTATCAGCATTTTCCTTTGCTGATTATAAAGCAGAATTTAATTGGGTTGATAAAAATGACAATGAAGCAAAAGTGGAGTATCATTTGCCAGCTCTAGTTGGTCCAAATCAAGGAGAACTTCTAACAGACGGAAAAATGGAACCACTTGTATCAGTACCAGGCATTATCAATGCGAAAAAGCTGAATACGGTCATTTGGTCATTTGGTGCAGGTATCCTCCTATATGGTCTTTTGCGCTTAGTCTTAAGAAAAAGAATTGGGGCAGCATTGAAACCATTTACAAAAAATATTAATCTAGACTTAGTAGATGAAATTAGCTACCGTTCTGTGTTAATCGGGTTTCCAGTGTTTACATTAGGGGGACTTATTTTTGCAATGATCTGGGCACAGATCGCCTGGACCCGTTTTTGGGGTTGGGACCCTAAAGAGGTTTGGGCACTCATTACTTGGCTTTTTTATGCAGCATTTTTACATCTACGCCTATCTAAAGGATGGCATGGAGAAAAATCTGCGTGGTTAGCTGTTATTGGATTTATTATTATTATGTTTAATTTAGTTGCTGTCAATCTTGTGATTGCAGGGCTTCATTCATACGCAGGATCCTAA
- the rluB gene encoding 23S rRNA pseudouridine(2605) synthase RluB, with the protein MERLQKVIAHAGIASRRKAEQLIEEGHVRVNGKVVKELGIKVSSSDKVEVDGIPLEREEPIYFMLYKPRGVISSVNDDKGRKVVTDFFPMIEQRIYPVGRLDYDTSGLLILTNDGEFANTLMHPSNQIDKVYVAKVKGIPTKEALKALERGVRLEDGKTAPAKVKMHTVDKKKQTAIVEITIHEGRNRQVRRMFEAVGNPVLKLKRERYGFLTLQGLKVGDARELSPHEVKQLRALALKK; encoded by the coding sequence ATGGAAAGATTACAAAAAGTAATTGCACACGCAGGGATTGCGTCAAGAAGAAAAGCAGAACAATTAATTGAAGAAGGACATGTTCGAGTGAATGGGAAGGTTGTAAAGGAGCTAGGAATAAAGGTTTCTTCCTCAGATAAAGTAGAAGTAGATGGAATTCCTCTAGAAAGGGAAGAACCGATCTACTTTATGCTTTATAAACCTAGGGGAGTTATCTCAAGTGTTAACGATGATAAAGGGAGAAAAGTAGTAACAGATTTCTTCCCGATGATTGAACAACGAATTTATCCAGTTGGAAGGTTGGATTATGATACATCTGGTCTATTAATTTTAACGAATGATGGCGAATTTGCTAATACACTTATGCATCCAAGTAACCAAATTGATAAAGTGTATGTGGCAAAGGTAAAGGGGATTCCTACAAAGGAAGCGTTGAAGGCTCTTGAAAGAGGAGTACGTCTAGAGGATGGAAAAACCGCTCCAGCAAAAGTGAAAATGCATACTGTCGACAAGAAAAAACAAACAGCGATTGTTGAGATTACCATCCATGAAGGAAGAAACAGACAGGTTAGAAGAATGTTTGAAGCTGTAGGGAATCCTGTTCTAAAATTAAAAAGAGAGCGGTATGGTTTTCTGACCCTTCAAGGATTAAAAGTGGGCGATGCTCGAGAGCTTTCTCCTCATGAAGTAAAACAATTACGTGCACTTGCACTAAAAAAATAG
- a CDS encoding superoxide dismutase encodes MNRFEQYVKDVISYNEELKRFLEQEHVPEEDGLWSKLDHFSEIMDHITRSGDLTQEEFKTVQEKVEELHDEMEAYFSKRQQIGSIYLQEPSLKAGEHVLPKLPYSYDALEPYISEKIMELHHSKHHQSYVDGLNKAEIKLKEAREKSDYSLVKHWSRELAFHGSGHYLHSLFWETMKPNGGGQPTGKLLEEINKYFGNFNAFKKHFTEAAKAVEGSGWAILVWSPRARHLEILQSEKHMNLTQWDTIPLLPLDVWEHAYYLQYNNNRADYVSNWWNVVNWRKVEERLSQASQIKWKLL; translated from the coding sequence ATGAATCGGTTTGAACAGTATGTTAAGGACGTTATCAGCTACAACGAAGAGCTTAAACGATTTCTAGAGCAAGAGCATGTTCCAGAAGAAGATGGATTATGGAGTAAGCTTGATCATTTTAGTGAAATTATGGATCATATTACGCGAAGCGGAGATTTAACTCAGGAAGAATTTAAGACTGTTCAAGAAAAGGTTGAAGAATTACATGATGAAATGGAAGCATATTTTTCTAAGAGGCAACAGATAGGATCTATTTATTTGCAGGAACCTTCTTTAAAAGCAGGAGAGCATGTTTTGCCAAAACTACCTTACAGTTATGATGCATTGGAACCCTATATTTCTGAAAAGATAATGGAATTACATCATAGTAAGCATCATCAATCCTATGTTGATGGGTTGAATAAAGCGGAGATCAAGCTTAAGGAGGCTCGAGAAAAGAGTGATTATTCGTTAGTAAAGCATTGGTCAAGAGAGCTAGCCTTCCATGGATCAGGACATTACTTACACAGTCTCTTTTGGGAAACGATGAAGCCGAATGGAGGGGGGCAGCCGACAGGGAAGCTACTTGAGGAAATCAACAAATATTTTGGTAATTTTAATGCTTTTAAAAAGCATTTTACAGAAGCAGCAAAAGCAGTAGAAGGAAGTGGATGGGCCATTTTAGTTTGGTCACCAAGAGCACGCCATCTTGAAATCCTTCAATCAGAAAAACATATGAATTTGACGCAATGGGATACCATTCCACTCCTGCCGTTAGATGTATGGGAGCACGCATATTATTTGCAATATAACAATAATCGAGCAGATTACGTCTCCAATTGGTGGAATGTAGTGAATTGGAGAAAAGTGGAGGAGAGACTTTCACAAGCATCACAAATTAAATGGAAACTATTATAA
- the sigX gene encoding RNA polymerase sigma factor SigX has translation MNSIFNELYDKYHQDVFQFLFYMVKNREQAEDLAQEVYIRVLKAYKNFEGKSSEKTWLFSIARNVAIDSFRKQKGWKQRIIEKFDWSTQQVKDMHPIPEEIAMQREEYQYIYQCLDHCTIDQRIVIIMRYIQELSIAETAEALNWTESKVKTTQHRALKVLKKEMQQLLEKEGNR, from the coding sequence GTGAACTCGATTTTTAACGAGTTGTACGATAAATATCATCAAGATGTATTTCAGTTTTTGTTTTATATGGTGAAGAATCGAGAGCAAGCTGAGGATCTTGCTCAAGAAGTATATATTAGAGTTCTGAAAGCATATAAAAACTTTGAAGGGAAAAGTAGTGAGAAGACATGGCTTTTCTCGATTGCCAGAAATGTTGCGATCGATTCGTTCAGGAAGCAAAAAGGATGGAAACAAAGAATTATTGAGAAATTTGATTGGTCGACGCAGCAAGTGAAGGATATGCATCCTATTCCGGAAGAGATTGCGATGCAAAGGGAAGAATATCAATATATTTACCAATGCTTAGATCATTGTACAATTGATCAGCGTATCGTAATAATTATGAGGTATATTCAGGAGCTTTCAATCGCCGAAACCGCAGAAGCTTTAAACTGGACTGAAAGTAAAGTTAAAACAACTCAACACCGTGCGTTAAAGGTTCTTAAAAAGGAAATGCAACAACTTTTAGAAAAGGAGGGGAATCGATGA
- a CDS encoding D-alanyl-D-alanine carboxypeptidase family protein, with protein sequence MARSKKVFVLMIITFLILFHIPVSANTNINVSSQYAVLIEQSSGRVLFEKGAHEKRRIASITKIMTAVLAIESGKLNEMVKVSKNATRAEGSSLYLKENEEIKLEDLVYGLMLRSGNDAAVAIAEYIGGSVEGFAFLMNQKADEIGMLHSHFANPHGLDDSNDHYSTAYDMAILTRYAMMNDTYKLIAGTEVHRAPNPTESWDRVWRNKNRLLTELYDYSTGGKTGFTKLAKRTLVSTATKDGMDLIAVTLNGPDDWNDHINMFETAFKTYEMVQVVEKGFISGIQSDKYKNKAVVKHDFQYPVLETEKDEFELEYKLKQLKGERNIPEVIGEVIITFDDKPIKTMPIYYNNEKEETSFFESFKKVFTTMIGVKANG encoded by the coding sequence ATGGCTAGAAGTAAAAAGGTATTTGTGTTAATGATAATCACCTTTTTGATTCTTTTTCATATTCCAGTGAGTGCTAACACAAATATCAATGTTAGCTCACAATATGCTGTTCTGATTGAACAAAGCTCAGGGAGAGTATTATTTGAAAAGGGTGCTCATGAAAAAAGGCGAATCGCCAGTATCACAAAGATTATGACAGCTGTCCTTGCCATCGAGTCAGGAAAACTAAATGAGATGGTAAAAGTCAGTAAAAATGCGACTAGAGCAGAAGGATCTTCCTTATATCTGAAGGAGAACGAAGAAATCAAGCTAGAAGATTTAGTTTACGGTTTAATGCTTCGCTCTGGCAATGACGCTGCGGTTGCGATTGCTGAGTATATCGGAGGCAGTGTGGAAGGGTTTGCGTTCTTAATGAATCAAAAAGCAGATGAGATCGGAATGTTACATTCTCATTTTGCCAATCCACATGGCTTAGATGATTCGAATGATCATTATTCCACAGCATATGACATGGCTATTTTAACAAGATATGCAATGATGAATGATACTTATAAATTGATTGCAGGAACGGAAGTACACAGAGCCCCTAATCCAACAGAAAGCTGGGACCGGGTATGGCGTAACAAGAATCGTTTGCTAACAGAGTTATATGACTATAGTACAGGTGGGAAAACGGGCTTCACAAAGCTAGCAAAAAGAACATTAGTGTCCACTGCTACGAAAGATGGAATGGATTTAATCGCTGTTACATTGAACGGGCCAGACGATTGGAATGATCATATTAATATGTTCGAAACAGCTTTTAAGACGTATGAAATGGTACAAGTTGTTGAAAAGGGCTTCATCTCAGGAATTCAATCAGACAAGTATAAGAATAAGGCTGTAGTGAAACACGACTTTCAGTACCCTGTATTAGAAACAGAAAAAGATGAATTTGAGCTTGAGTACAAATTAAAACAACTTAAGGGAGAAAGAAATATTCCTGAAGTAATAGGGGAAGTAATCATTACCTTTGATGATAAGCCAATCAAAACGATGCCAATTTATTATAACAATGAAAAAGAAGAAACGAGCTTTTTTGAATCTTTTAAGAAAGTATTTACTACGATGATAGGCGTGAAAGCTAATGGTTAA
- the resB gene encoding cytochrome c biogenesis protein ResB, whose amino-acid sequence MNQVKCDCGHVNPHGTILCEACGKIIEDGTQITAEPVIDMRYEGSARRSQTYNKSMIDKVWNFFSSVKVGVWLIIVTLIASSLGTILPQEMYIPTIMPVAEYYEDQYGWFGRLYYDLGFHNLYSSWWYLLLIAAIGVSLVICSLDRVVPLYRALKKQRVIRHESFLQRQRIYGITTGSVSDQSYESVKEQLKKKRYNIREDNGNVLAEKGRFSRWGPYVNHVGLIIFLIGSMLRFVPGMYIDEILWVREGETKVIPETDGQYYLKNVDFKLEVYDKETDNEAFGDALDNAGMVAKNYQSDVILYKTKGNTVAGDEPELEEVESSSIRVNQPLKFEKFALYQVNYKLDELFKMSFLLTNKSTGETFGDITINLNDPEKMYELDNDYSVELMSYFPDFEFGEDGNPTTKSRVPNNPAFVFKMYSPEKPEGEVSFVAIQQTIEPLGDNEYKMAFNGIETKDVTGLTVRKDLTLWIIGFGGLIFMIGVVQGAYWNHRRIWIQRKGDEVWVAAHTNKNWFGLKKEIQLVLAGTEIKEPMDQLKENQVDEGEKD is encoded by the coding sequence ATGAATCAAGTTAAATGCGATTGTGGTCATGTCAATCCACATGGCACAATCCTCTGTGAGGCATGTGGGAAAATCATAGAGGATGGAACTCAAATTACGGCAGAACCAGTAATAGACATGCGGTATGAAGGAAGTGCAAGAAGGTCACAAACTTATAATAAGTCTATGATTGATAAGGTTTGGAACTTTTTCTCATCGGTAAAAGTAGGGGTATGGCTTATTATCGTTACACTTATTGCATCTTCGTTAGGGACCATTTTACCTCAAGAGATGTATATCCCAACCATTATGCCTGTCGCTGAGTACTATGAGGACCAATACGGTTGGTTTGGTAGATTGTATTATGATCTTGGCTTTCATAATTTATATAGTTCATGGTGGTATCTGTTATTAATTGCTGCCATCGGTGTTTCACTGGTTATCTGTAGTCTTGACCGCGTGGTGCCCTTATATAGAGCATTAAAGAAACAAAGGGTCATTCGACATGAGAGCTTTCTACAAAGACAAAGAATCTATGGAATTACTACTGGTTCGGTAAGCGATCAATCTTATGAATCAGTGAAAGAACAATTAAAAAAGAAACGCTATAACATCCGTGAAGATAATGGAAATGTTTTAGCTGAAAAAGGTCGTTTTTCTAGATGGGGTCCTTATGTCAATCACGTTGGCTTAATCATCTTTCTCATAGGTAGTATGCTCAGATTTGTCCCAGGAATGTACATAGATGAAATTCTTTGGGTACGAGAAGGGGAAACAAAAGTGATTCCCGAGACAGATGGGCAATATTACTTGAAGAATGTAGATTTCAAGTTAGAGGTGTATGACAAGGAAACCGATAATGAAGCATTTGGTGATGCACTAGATAATGCAGGAATGGTTGCAAAAAACTATCAATCTGATGTCATACTTTATAAGACAAAGGGGAATACGGTAGCTGGTGACGAACCTGAGCTAGAGGAAGTAGAATCTAGTAGTATTCGAGTAAATCAACCGCTAAAGTTTGAGAAATTTGCTCTATATCAAGTCAACTATAAGCTCGATGAATTGTTTAAAATGTCATTTTTACTGACAAATAAGAGCACAGGGGAAACCTTTGGTGATATTACTATTAATTTGAACGATCCTGAGAAAATGTATGAACTTGATAACGACTACTCAGTGGAGCTAATGAGTTACTTTCCAGACTTTGAATTTGGTGAAGATGGGAATCCAACAACAAAGTCTAGAGTTCCAAATAATCCAGCTTTCGTATTTAAGATGTATTCACCAGAGAAACCTGAAGGAGAAGTTAGTTTCGTTGCAATCCAGCAAACGATTGAACCTTTAGGGGATAATGAATACAAGATGGCCTTCAATGGAATTGAAACAAAGGATGTGACTGGACTCACCGTTCGTAAAGACTTAACTCTTTGGATCATTGGATTTGGTGGATTGATCTTCATGATTGGTGTGGTTCAAGGTGCATATTGGAACCATCGTCGCATATGGATACAGCGTAAAGGAGACGAGGTTTGGGTAGCAGCACATACGAACAAAAACTGGTTTGGACTGAAAAAGGAAATTCAGCTGGTTCTTGCGGGGACAGAAATAAAAGAACCGATGGACCAATTGAAGGAAAACCAGGTGGATGAGGGGGAAAAAGATTGA
- a CDS encoding peptidoglycan DD-metalloendopeptidase family protein, giving the protein MRDYIKRFLIAGLMALCVTLLFLGGKHSQASMNISQETADWIWPADGMITDTYGTRRGSHKGIDIASSLGTPIYSVDGGIVTKSYYSGSYGHVIFVKHQNNIETVYAHLKARFVNAGDTVKAGQQLGEMGSTGDSSGVHLHFEVHLNEWTVDKRNAVNPVLALGDVKVGQEVAVQKREEDSSVLETVAKTRLYEGHGKTYNENDEQESVVLSAEKVESTISHTVQIGETLSSIAQKYKINVNAIKSANHLTSDTIVVNQTLTIDESYTNKYVVQEGDTLEDIAHKTGKSVEQLKQVNQLQNDIIVPRQILQLE; this is encoded by the coding sequence ATGCGAGACTACATAAAACGTTTTTTGATTGCGGGTTTAATGGCATTATGTGTCACATTGCTATTTCTCGGAGGAAAACACTCTCAAGCAAGTATGAATATTAGCCAGGAAACCGCTGACTGGATTTGGCCGGCTGATGGAATGATCACCGATACATACGGAACAAGAAGAGGAAGCCACAAAGGGATCGACATAGCATCTTCACTAGGAACACCCATCTACTCCGTTGATGGCGGAATTGTAACTAAATCTTACTATTCTGGTTCATATGGACATGTTATATTCGTTAAACATCAAAATAATATTGAAACGGTTTATGCTCATTTAAAAGCAAGATTTGTGAATGCTGGAGATACGGTAAAAGCAGGTCAACAGCTTGGTGAAATGGGAAGCACCGGTGACTCGTCTGGTGTTCACTTGCACTTTGAAGTTCATCTAAACGAATGGACTGTTGATAAAAGAAATGCTGTTAATCCAGTGTTAGCTTTAGGTGATGTAAAAGTGGGACAAGAAGTAGCGGTACAAAAAAGGGAGGAAGACTCTAGCGTACTAGAGACAGTTGCCAAAACGAGATTATATGAAGGACATGGAAAAACTTATAATGAAAATGATGAGCAGGAAAGCGTCGTATTATCCGCGGAAAAAGTTGAATCAACCATTTCACATACCGTACAAATCGGAGAAACTCTTTCGTCAATAGCTCAGAAATACAAAATAAATGTAAATGCCATTAAGTCTGCCAATCATCTTACTAGCGATACGATTGTTGTCAATCAAACGCTAACAATCGACGAATCATATACAAATAAATATGTTGTCCAAGAAGGCGATACACTTGAAGACATTGCTCATAAAACAGGTAAGTCTGTTGAGCAGCTAAAACAGGTGAATCAGTTACAAAATGATATTATAGTACCAAGACAAATATTGCAATTAGAATAA
- a CDS encoding nucleoside recognition domain-containing protein, whose protein sequence is MVNIIWVCLTVIGIVFAMVNGTMSEVNEAIFNGAKEAVTLCIGLISILVFWLGMMRIAEDAGLLNKLSNLFKPIVTRLFPEIPHNHPAMGYILSNMMANMFGLGNAATPLGIKAMEEMKKINGGKNEASRSMITFLAINTSSITLIPTTVIAIRMNYNSASPTDIVGPTLIATICSSIGAILIDRFYYYRRSRKG, encoded by the coding sequence ATGGTTAATATTATATGGGTTTGCTTAACCGTAATTGGAATAGTATTTGCAATGGTTAATGGAACGATGTCTGAGGTAAATGAAGCTATATTTAATGGAGCCAAGGAAGCAGTTACACTATGTATTGGTCTGATTAGTATTCTTGTGTTCTGGCTGGGAATGATGAGGATAGCGGAAGATGCAGGACTACTAAATAAATTATCTAATTTATTTAAGCCGATAGTTACAAGATTGTTTCCAGAAATACCTCATAATCATCCAGCAATGGGATATATCCTTTCGAATATGATGGCAAATATGTTTGGACTAGGAAATGCAGCTACTCCTCTTGGTATTAAAGCAATGGAAGAAATGAAAAAAATAAATGGAGGTAAAAATGAAGCAAGCCGCTCCATGATTACATTTCTGGCCATTAATACTTCAAGTATCACGCTCATTCCAACGACGGTAATCGCTATTCGGATGAATTATAATTCAGCCTCTCCTACGGATATAGTCGGTCCAACTCTGATTGCTACTATCTGTTCCTCCATAGGTGCAATTCTCATTGATCGTTTTTATTACTACCGAAGAAGCCGTAAAGGATGA
- a CDS encoding histidinol-phosphatase HisJ family protein translates to MLTDYHNHLETGTLTLDYLKKFTDEAKAKGIGQFGISEHAYHFYQTADILQNPWVNERRYYDMKDYVNLFHEAWSHEIDVKMSIEMDYTPGKHAEMEAFIKSYDFDYVIGSIHWVDDFGIDLKEYIHEWEKRDLHEVYRNYFQQVVTLAESNLFDIVGHLDLVKIFKYIPKEEEFLLEQYDKATTALANSKTCVEISTAGLRKPIGELYPDKRLLQMCYDKKIPIVLSSDAHFPEHVGADYDKALVLAKEVGYKEIMTFSKGERKIHPLG, encoded by the coding sequence ATGTTAACGGATTATCATAATCATTTGGAAACAGGAACATTAACGTTAGATTATTTAAAGAAATTTACGGATGAGGCAAAGGCGAAGGGAATCGGGCAATTTGGTATTTCTGAGCATGCTTATCATTTCTATCAAACAGCAGATATTCTTCAAAATCCATGGGTAAATGAACGTAGATACTATGATATGAAAGACTATGTGAATTTATTTCATGAGGCATGGAGTCATGAAATTGATGTAAAAATGTCGATTGAAATGGACTACACTCCTGGAAAACATGCGGAGATGGAAGCTTTTATTAAAAGTTATGATTTCGATTATGTAATTGGTTCGATTCATTGGGTAGATGACTTTGGAATTGATTTAAAGGAATATATTCATGAATGGGAAAAGCGTGATCTGCATGAAGTCTATCGAAATTATTTTCAACAGGTCGTAACATTAGCAGAGTCAAATTTATTTGATATTGTTGGTCATTTGGATTTGGTTAAAATCTTTAAATACATACCGAAGGAAGAAGAGTTTTTACTAGAGCAATATGATAAGGCTACAACAGCACTAGCGAACTCAAAAACATGTGTAGAAATTAGCACAGCGGGTTTACGTAAACCCATTGGTGAATTGTATCCTGACAAACGATTATTGCAGATGTGTTACGATAAAAAGATACCAATCGTATTGTCATCTGATGCCCATTTTCCAGAGCATGTAGGTGCTGATTATGATAAGGCGCTGGTGCTTGCAAAAGAGGTAGGATATAAAGAAATTATGACGTTCTCAAAAGGAGAGCGTAAAATACATCCACTAGGATAA